A stretch of the Aegilops tauschii subsp. strangulata cultivar AL8/78 chromosome 4, Aet v6.0, whole genome shotgun sequence genome encodes the following:
- the LOC109732310 gene encoding uncharacterized protein, producing the protein MDMAQLLQAFREERRANTAALQRIAQAMNCQPAGNGNGCSTLAEFKKHAPPTFIETPEPLDADDWVRTIEDLLELVGCTEDREKVAYAAHCLRRTARAWWDGFKAMHAEQNITWNDFKAEFRKAHIPSGIMAIKKREFRALKQGSSNVKEYMRKFSVLSRYAPEDVSTNAAKRERFMEGLNQTLQYSLVVCDCPTFPDLVNKALILEDKRRALDGTRKRKMISKGSSSNQKPRPW; encoded by the coding sequence ATGGACATGGCTCAGCTTCTCCAAGCCTTCCGAGAGGAACGCCGAGCCAACACTGCAGCCCTCCAGAGGATTGCTCAGGCTATGAACTGCCAGCCGGCCGGGAACGGCAATGGGTGCTCCACGTTGGCGGAGTTCAAGAAGCATGCACCACCCACCTTCATTGAGACTCCTGAACCCCTGGACGCAGACGACTGGGTCCGCACCATTGAGGATCTGCTGGAACTAGTCGGATGCACTGAGGACCGTGAGAAGGTGGCATATGCTGCTCACTGTCTCAGGAGAACTGCCAGAGCTTGGTGGGATGGATTCAAGGCCATGCATGCTGAGCAAAACATCACTTGGAATGACTTCAAGGCAGAATTCCGCAAGGCCCACATTCCTTCTGGAATCATGGCCATCAAGAAGCGTGAATTCCGAGCCCTGAAGCAAGGAAGTAGCAATGTCAAGGAGTACATGCGGAAGTTCAGTGTTCTCTCAAGGTATGCTCCTGAGGATGTCAGCACTAATGCTGCCAAAAGGGAGCGCTTCATGGAAGGCCTTAACCAGACTCTGCAGTACTCGCTTGTTGTGTGTGACTGCCCGACCTTTCCTGATCTGGTGAACAAGGCACTCATCCTTGAGGACAAGCGACGTGCTTTGGATGGTACCCGTAAGCGCAAGATGATCAGCAAGGGTAGCTCCAGCAACCAGAAGCCTCGCCCGTGGTAG